A genomic stretch from Candidatus Woesearchaeota archaeon includes:
- a CDS encoding pseudouridine synthase has protein sequence MDERVQKLIAQSGLCSRRKAEELIEQGKVKVNGKTITLGDKAKASDTILVNNEPIQKEKTVYYMLNKPKRYITTSDDMFNRKKVLDLLPKKPRVFAVGRLDRDATGLLLLTNDGDFANKVMHPSNGVGKTYIAVLDAPFRKEDAQKAKKGMLIDRSMVRATIIQLDKYTVAVTVHVGVHKVVKRLCKSLGYMVKHLHRTHIGSLAVDVNDGEWRHLTKEDMQKVFTKQTITKKTFLEE, from the coding sequence ATGGATGAACGAGTACAAAAACTGATTGCGCAAAGCGGATTATGTTCTCGACGTAAGGCTGAAGAACTCATTGAGCAGGGAAAAGTAAAAGTGAATGGTAAGACAATCACTCTTGGCGATAAAGCTAAAGCGTCCGATACTATTTTAGTAAATAATGAGCCTATTCAAAAAGAAAAGACTGTTTATTATATGCTTAATAAGCCAAAGCGTTATATTACAACAAGCGATGATATGTTTAATCGGAAAAAAGTGCTTGATTTACTTCCTAAAAAACCTCGTGTGTTCGCTGTTGGCAGACTCGATAGAGATGCGACAGGTTTACTCCTGCTCACAAACGACGGCGATTTTGCAAATAAAGTAATGCATCCGAGTAATGGTGTTGGAAAAACTTATATTGCAGTACTTGATGCACCGTTTAGAAAAGAAGATGCGCAAAAAGCAAAAAAAGGTATGTTAATTGATAGGTCTATGGTGCGCGCAACCATCATTCAGCTCGATAAATATACTGTTGCAGTGACGGTGCATGTTGGTGTGCATAAAGTAGTGAAACGTTTATGTAAATCACTTGGTTATATGGTGAAGCATTTACATCGTACGCATATTGGTAGTTTGGCTGTTGATGTAAATGATGGCGAGTGGCGACATTTAACTAAGGAAGATATGCAAAAAGTATTTACTAAACAAACAATTACAAAGAAAACATTTCTAGAAGAGTAA